From the Primulina huaijiensis isolate GDHJ02 unplaced genomic scaffold, ASM1229523v2 scaffold39043, whole genome shotgun sequence genome, one window contains:
- the LOC140968989 gene encoding probable L-cysteine desulfhydrase, chloroplastic, with amino-acid sequence MDSLLPTNGATTQKSLKSITPEEIRSEFSHHDPTLARINNGSFGCCPATIIAAQEHYQFLFLRQPDYFYFNTLKPSIFETRRLIQTLIKADHPDEVSVVDNATTAAAIVLQYTTWSFFSSNFQPGDAVIMLHYAYGAVKKSVHAYISRAGGHVIEVHLPFPVKSSSDIIFEFQKALQKGKENGRKIRLAVIDHITSMPCVIIPVKELVRMCRDEGVDRIFIDGAHAIGNVDLDMKDIGADFYTSNLHKWLFCPPSAAFLYCKMSEGSSDLHHPVVSHEYGNGLAIESSWIGTRDYSSQLVLPEVMEFLNRFEGGIDGIMQRNHEAVVEMAKMLVEAWGTELGTPPDMCSSMAMVGMPTCLEIKSDSDALKLRAHLRTVFKVEVPIYYRTPVEGEVDPITGYARISHQVYNVIEDYNRFRDAVNKLVKDGVTCASLPK; translated from the coding sequence ATGGATTCTCTCCTTCCCACCAACGGCGCCACCACCCAAAAGTCATTAAAATCCATAACCCCGGAAGAGATCCGCTCCGAATTCTCCCATCATGACCCCACTCTGGCCCGCATAAACAACGGAAGCTTCGGGTGCTGCCCTGCCACGATTATCGCCGCCCAAGAGCACTACCAGTTCCTCTTCCTCCGCCAGCCAGATTATTTCTATTTCAACACGCTCAAGCCCTCCATCTTCGAAACCCGTCGCCTAATCCAGACCCTCATCAAGGCGGACCATCCAGATGAAGTCTCCGTCGTGGATAACGCCACCACAGCCGCCGCTATCGTCCTGCAGTATACCACCTGGTCTTTCTTCTCATCTAATTTTCAGCCCGGTGACGCCGTTATCATGCTTCACTATGCCTACGGAGCCGTCAAGAAGTCCGTCCACGCGTACATTTCTCGCGCCGGTGGCCATGTCATTGAGGTTCACCTTCCTTTTCCCGTGAAATCTAGTTCGgatattatatttgaatttcaaaagGCTCTTcaaaaagggaaagaaaatgGTAGAAAGATTAGATTGGCTGTCATTGATCATATAACTTCAATGCCTTGTGTAATAATCCCTGTGAAAGAGCTTGTGAGAATGTGTAGAGACGAGGGTGTTGATAGAATCTTTATTGACGGGGCACACGCCATTGGCAATGTGGATTTAGACATGAAGGACATAGGGGCTGACTTTTACACAAGTAATTTGCATAAGTGGTTGTTTTGCCCACCATCTGCAGCATTTTTGTATTGTAAGATGTCGGAAGGATCCTCTGACTTACACCACCCTGTGGTGTCTCATGAATATGGTAATGGATTAGCAATTGAGAGTTCCTGGATTGGGACAAGGGACTATAGCTCCCAGTTGGTTTTGCCAGAGGTTATGGAGTTCTTAAATCGGTTTGAAGGTGGGATTGATGGGATTATGCAGAGGAATCACGAGGCAGTGGTAGAGATGGCAAAAATGTTAGTAGAAGCATGGGGAACGGAATTAGGGACTCCGCCGGATATGTGCTCGAGTATGGCTATGGTGGGAATGCCCACTTGTTTAGAGATTAAGAGTGATTCAGATGCATTGAAACTGAGGGCTCATTTGAGAACCGTTTTTAAGGTTGAGGTTCCGATTTACTATCGGACGCCAGTTGAGGGAGAAGTTGATCCAATCACAGGGTATGCTAGGATTTCTCATCAGGTGTATAACGTGATCGAGGACTACAATAGGTTTAGGGATGCTGTCAACAAGTTGGTCAAAGATGGTGTTACTTGCGCGTCCCTTCCCAAATGA